A single genomic interval of Rhodanobacteraceae bacterium harbors:
- a CDS encoding GspH/FimT family protein, with protein sequence MIVVLLIVATVATLLGTSIVGRLDSVKVATAARDMSAALRYTRSQAILHREEKFLEVNLEQRSYSAAGRPAVELPEVLEIKLLTAQSEVDSDKVGRIRFFPDGGSTGGTITLIADGRQWKVKVSWLTGEIELDDGRKERR encoded by the coding sequence ATGATCGTCGTTCTGCTGATCGTGGCCACGGTCGCGACTCTGCTCGGTACCTCGATCGTCGGCAGGCTGGACAGCGTCAAGGTCGCAACTGCAGCGCGGGACATGAGCGCCGCGCTGCGTTACACCCGAAGTCAGGCCATCCTCCACCGCGAAGAGAAGTTCCTCGAAGTCAATCTGGAGCAACGCAGCTATTCCGCCGCCGGTCGGCCTGCCGTGGAACTCCCTGAGGTACTGGAGATCAAATTGCTGACCGCGCAATCGGAAGTGGACAGCGACAAGGTCGGGCGCATCCGTTTCTTCCCGGATGGCGGATCAACCGGCGGTACGATCACCCTGATTGCCGATGGCCGCCAGTGGAAAGTCAAGGTGTCGTGGCTGACTGGCGAAATAGAACTGGATGATGGGCGGAAGGAGCGGCGATGA
- a CDS encoding peptidylprolyl isomerase produces MMFSRSLITALGLVAAAHAYAQDSTDKKPCHEPQCPVVQRGNAVVTVADVMAKLMGLDERKQNALLSDPKQINNMLENLLITRQIAHDVNAEKAANDAALQARLEQARDDVLAVYRLDEIRATRIKSNFETLAREYYLANKADMHTPKIATVRHLLISPEKRGDVLAKAQITSLHEELKGANAGTFAEKVLELSDDPSKATNAGIIKVIDGNKDIDEDFAAAALSLTTPGELSDPIKTQFGYHLLQLVEKNDEVALTFEQAKPRIVEKLQDDARRRVVLDYRGELMSTAELQAFPDNLAGLIYGEDTDAQSADDKGAK; encoded by the coding sequence ATGATGTTTTCCCGCAGTCTGATCACTGCGCTCGGCCTCGTCGCCGCGGCGCATGCATATGCCCAGGATTCGACCGACAAGAAGCCCTGTCATGAACCCCAGTGCCCGGTGGTCCAGCGTGGGAACGCCGTGGTCACGGTGGCTGACGTCATGGCCAAGCTCATGGGTCTGGATGAGCGCAAGCAGAATGCCTTGCTTTCTGACCCCAAGCAGATCAACAACATGCTCGAAAATCTGCTGATCACCCGGCAGATCGCTCATGACGTCAATGCGGAAAAGGCAGCCAACGACGCCGCCCTGCAGGCGCGACTGGAGCAGGCGAGGGATGATGTGTTGGCGGTCTACCGCCTGGACGAAATCCGCGCCACCCGAATCAAGAGCAACTTCGAAACGCTGGCGCGCGAATACTATCTGGCCAACAAGGCCGATATGCATACGCCGAAGATCGCGACCGTGCGTCATTTGTTGATCTCGCCGGAGAAGCGCGGCGACGTGCTGGCCAAGGCCCAGATCACCAGCCTGCACGAGGAACTGAAGGGCGCCAACGCTGGCACCTTTGCCGAGAAGGTGCTGGAACTGAGCGATGATCCCAGCAAAGCCACCAATGCCGGGATCATCAAGGTGATCGACGGCAACAAGGACATCGACGAGGATTTCGCGGCGGCCGCGCTGAGTCTGACCACCCCCGGCGAACTCAGCGATCCGATCAAGACCCAGTTTGGCTATCACTTGCTGCAGCTGGTCGAAAAGAATGACGAAGTCGCGCTGACCTTCGAGCAGGCCAAGCCTCGCATCGTCGAGAAACTGCAGGACGACGCCCGTCGCCGTGTGGTCCTGGACTATCGCGGCGAGTTGATGTCCACCGCGGAACTGCAGGCCTTCCCGGACAATCTCGCCGGCCTGATCTACGGCGAGGACACCGACGCCCAGAGCGCTGACGACAAGGGTGCCAAGTAG
- a CDS encoding PilN domain-containing protein translates to MLELIQKPWRRLKQRYEKSGFAQFLSWWRSELLSALPPAWREWLAAELPVVTLSPVTDGWQLRRVRAGRVEVEETVAADRDALIGGAERLRAGQEHAPRQVLMLPAGRTLRRRLTLPLAAEEHLASVLAFEMDRQTPFRADQIYFDHRIQKRDPAARTMLVELLAVPRAVLDELLQKVGNLPLDAADVAIAELPAGFNLLPAERRARRVDKRLRVNLILGATAVALIWLVMWQSLALREQAIEHLNEDKAQSSAAAMQSAELKRQLRDAIEGASFLADKKAEQAVTVDVLAEITRLVPDDTWLERLSFIGNQVQLQGQSARADKLIGILTDSRCLSKPQFQGIIQPDGATGKERFSLAADLKTGACHGTDTAAGSR, encoded by the coding sequence ATGCTCGAGCTGATCCAGAAGCCATGGCGGCGCCTGAAGCAGCGCTACGAGAAGAGTGGGTTCGCCCAATTCTTGTCGTGGTGGCGCTCTGAACTGCTGTCCGCACTGCCCCCCGCCTGGCGCGAGTGGCTCGCGGCCGAGTTGCCCGTGGTTACGCTGTCCCCCGTTACCGACGGCTGGCAGTTGCGGCGGGTGCGCGCCGGACGTGTGGAAGTCGAGGAAACGGTGGCGGCCGATCGTGACGCCCTGATCGGTGGTGCTGAGCGCCTGCGGGCGGGACAGGAACACGCGCCGCGTCAGGTGCTGATGTTGCCCGCCGGGCGCACGCTGCGGCGCAGACTGACTCTGCCGCTGGCCGCCGAGGAACACCTGGCTTCGGTGTTGGCTTTCGAGATGGATCGGCAAACGCCCTTCCGCGCCGACCAGATCTATTTCGACCATCGTATCCAGAAACGCGATCCCGCTGCCCGGACCATGCTGGTTGAGCTGCTGGCGGTACCGCGAGCGGTGCTCGATGAATTGCTGCAGAAGGTCGGCAATCTCCCGCTGGACGCCGCCGACGTGGCGATCGCCGAGTTGCCCGCCGGTTTCAACCTGCTGCCGGCCGAGCGGCGTGCGCGCCGAGTCGACAAGCGACTGCGGGTCAACCTGATCCTGGGCGCTACCGCTGTGGCCCTGATCTGGCTGGTCATGTGGCAATCGCTGGCCCTGCGCGAACAGGCCATCGAGCATCTGAACGAAGACAAGGCCCAATCCAGCGCCGCGGCCATGCAAAGCGCCGAACTCAAGCGGCAGCTGCGTGATGCCATCGAAGGCGCCAGTTTTCTCGCCGACAAGAAGGCCGAACAGGCGGTCACCGTCGATGTGTTGGCCGAGATTACTCGGCTGGTGCCCGACGACACCTGGCTGGAGCGACTGTCCTTCATCGGCAATCAGGTGCAGTTGCAGGGGCAATCAGCCCGCGCTGACAAGCTGATCGGCATCCTGACCGATTCCCGTTGTCTGTCCAAACCGCAGTTCCAGGGGATCATCCAGCCCGATGGAGCCACTGGCAAGGAGCGTTTCAGCCTTGCCGCCGACCTCAAGACCGGAGCCTGCCATGGCACTGACACTGCTGCCGGCTCCCGGTAA
- a CDS encoding ABC transporter permease, with protein MQLLRHFFLREFRSRYLGSMSGLLWAVVHPALQLLMYALVFQYIFKARVAGAEEHGLVAYIGVGFWSWTLFAESTSRATTSVIDNASLIGKVAVEPQLLVLSSVFASAALHLVGYTAALTILAATGSHIDPLGVLLALPVLALLVVWTLGFALMMAAIQVFVRDLAQVLAQLLAFWFFLTPVLYSRAMLPEFAQRLMDWNPLTYYPERLRHLILDSQYAFGIDDLKAALLAFAMLGFGTFVFTRLRRHFEDFL; from the coding sequence GTGCAACTGCTACGGCACTTCTTCCTGCGCGAGTTCCGCTCGCGCTACCTCGGCAGCATGAGTGGTTTGTTGTGGGCGGTGGTCCATCCGGCACTGCAACTGCTCATGTATGCCCTGGTGTTCCAGTACATCTTCAAGGCTCGGGTTGCCGGCGCCGAAGAACATGGACTGGTGGCCTACATTGGCGTCGGCTTCTGGTCGTGGACCTTGTTTGCCGAATCGACATCCAGAGCTACCACCAGCGTCATCGACAACGCCTCGCTGATCGGCAAGGTCGCGGTTGAGCCGCAGTTGTTGGTGCTGTCTTCGGTATTTGCCTCCGCGGCCTTGCATCTGGTCGGCTATACAGCGGCCCTGACGATACTCGCCGCCACCGGAAGCCATATTGACCCGCTGGGCGTGCTGCTGGCCCTGCCGGTGCTGGCGCTGCTGGTGGTCTGGACGCTGGGCTTTGCCTTGATGATGGCGGCCATCCAGGTCTTCGTACGCGATCTGGCCCAGGTTCTGGCACAGCTGCTGGCCTTCTGGTTCTTCCTGACACCAGTGCTGTACTCGCGCGCCATGCTGCCCGAGTTCGCGCAGCGCCTGATGGACTGGAATCCACTGACCTACTATCCAGAACGATTGCGCCACCTGATCCTGGACTCGCAATATGCCTTCGGCATTGATGACCTGAAGGCCGCGCTGCTGGCCTTTGCGATGCTTGGCTTCGGTACCTTCGTCTTCACCCGGCTACGCCGACATTTCGAGGATTTCCTGTGA
- a CDS encoding prepilin-type N-terminal cleavage/methylation domain-containing protein produces MRQEKGKRKREKGTARAVAPLFPFSVSHFPAGGRRRGRQQGFTLIEVLVAFIVFVLIFGAVLDALGMAMRNTRRSAEVSEAALWAQSKLDAVGTIEELEEGNERGEFNQQFRWELDIRKQEVPRTDGLASDTFPVDLYRVDLTVSWGDANQRKEQHFITLRSKLKEGQF; encoded by the coding sequence ATGAGGCAGGAAAAAGGAAAAAGGAAAAGGGAAAAGGGAACAGCGCGCGCTGTTGCTCCCCTTTTTCCGTTTTCCGTTTCCCATTTTCCTGCTGGCGGCCGCCGTCGCGGCCGCCAGCAAGGCTTCACCCTCATCGAAGTGCTGGTGGCATTCATCGTCTTCGTGCTGATCTTCGGCGCGGTGCTGGATGCGCTGGGCATGGCCATGCGCAATACCCGGCGCTCGGCCGAGGTCAGCGAGGCTGCCTTGTGGGCGCAGTCCAAGCTGGATGCGGTTGGCACGATCGAGGAGTTGGAAGAGGGCAATGAGCGCGGCGAGTTCAATCAGCAGTTTCGCTGGGAACTGGACATCCGCAAGCAGGAAGTGCCGCGCACCGACGGCCTGGCCAGCGACACTTTTCCGGTCGACCTCTATCGAGTCGACCTGACCGTCAGCTGGGGCGACGCCAACCAGCGCAAGGAACAGCACTTCATCACACTGCGCTCCAAGTTGAAGGAGGGGCAGTTTTGA
- the gspG gene encoding type II secretion system major pseudopilin GspG → MNEAKGFSLMALRQRLLAGLVLAPRESAKGNHGLVSGRRRVGVHQRGFSLIEMLLVLGIIAFIATMLATNIFRNKERANVQAAKAGVRKVATAVDQFYLDSGSAPSKLEELVTRPGNASNWGGPYLNESQLKDPWGTPYVIKVPGEGGQPYAVISLGSDKAPGGADTAADIDNNQ, encoded by the coding sequence ATGAACGAAGCAAAGGGTTTCAGTCTGATGGCGCTGCGGCAGCGACTGCTGGCCGGGCTGGTGTTGGCCCCTCGCGAATCCGCGAAGGGAAACCATGGCCTTGTCTCCGGACGTCGCCGCGTCGGCGTTCATCAGCGCGGCTTCAGCCTGATCGAGATGTTGCTGGTGCTCGGCATCATTGCCTTCATTGCGACCATGCTGGCGACCAACATCTTCCGAAACAAGGAGCGGGCCAACGTTCAGGCGGCCAAGGCTGGCGTTCGCAAGGTGGCCACCGCCGTGGATCAGTTCTACCTCGACTCAGGTTCGGCGCCATCCAAGCTGGAAGAACTGGTCACCCGGCCCGGCAATGCCAGCAACTGGGGTGGTCCTTATCTGAATGAGTCGCAGCTCAAGGATCCCTGGGGCACGCCCTATGTGATCAAGGTGCCGGGTGAGGGCGGCCAACCCTATGCCGTGATCTCGCTGGGCTCCGACAAGGCGCCGGGCGGGGCCGATACGGCGGCGGATATTGACAATAATCAGTGA
- a CDS encoding general secretion pathway protein GspK: MRKQQGIALVMVLWVSVLIAVLLASFSLSARVEALQGRNLLDATRARYAAEAGLHRAVYEMRSSNPELRWVADGRVYPMEFEGAEIEIEIYDETGKVDLNVADPILLGALFESGGLSRPDAEALAAAVVDWRDPDDLISPNGAEEGEYRAAGRNYKPRNAPFETVSELQQVLGMSFELYRELEPSLTIYSGRAQPNPAFASPEVLALIPGMSPDLVQLFVQQRQQAIGGPAPSALPLALPDGSPVVAQGGGLTYTIRSRATLPGGANAGLEATVRLGASMVARRPFRIVRWRDGEFR, encoded by the coding sequence ATGCGTAAACAGCAGGGCATCGCGCTGGTGATGGTGCTGTGGGTCTCGGTACTGATCGCCGTGCTGCTGGCCAGCTTCAGCCTGAGCGCGCGGGTGGAGGCCCTGCAGGGGCGCAATCTGCTGGATGCGACCCGGGCGCGCTATGCCGCCGAGGCAGGACTGCATCGCGCCGTGTACGAGATGCGCAGCTCGAATCCGGAGTTGCGCTGGGTGGCCGATGGCCGGGTCTATCCGATGGAATTCGAAGGCGCCGAGATCGAGATCGAGATCTACGACGAGACCGGCAAGGTCGATCTGAATGTGGCCGATCCGATCCTGCTCGGTGCACTGTTCGAATCGGGCGGCTTGTCCAGGCCCGATGCCGAAGCGCTGGCCGCAGCCGTGGTTGATTGGCGAGATCCGGATGATTTGATCAGCCCCAACGGTGCCGAAGAGGGCGAATACCGCGCCGCTGGACGCAACTACAAGCCGCGCAACGCACCGTTCGAGACTGTTTCCGAGCTGCAGCAGGTACTGGGCATGAGTTTCGAGCTGTACCGGGAACTTGAGCCCTCGCTGACCATCTATTCAGGCAGGGCACAGCCCAATCCGGCCTTCGCCTCCCCTGAAGTTCTTGCCCTGATTCCCGGTATGAGCCCTGATCTGGTCCAGCTATTCGTGCAACAGCGGCAGCAGGCCATCGGTGGCCCTGCGCCATCCGCACTCCCGCTTGCCTTGCCCGACGGTAGTCCCGTGGTGGCGCAGGGCGGGGGCCTTACGTACACTATCCGGTCCCGTGCGACACTGCCGGGCGGAGCGAATGCCGGTCTGGAAGCAACCGTGCGCCTAGGCGCGAGCATGGTGGCGCGCCGGCCCTTTCGCATCGTCCGCTGGCGCGATGGTGAATTCCGTTAA
- a CDS encoding prepilin-type N-terminal cleavage/methylation domain-containing protein, with protein sequence MTFDVLRFTRRNPRGAQRGFTLIELLVAMTLVALLMTLVYEGLRSGQRAAETGQAFIDRTNRLRITQEFIRMQVGRLMPLAYKQDTTSGKLYLFEGDHEKIRYVAPMPGYLGYGGTYVQELELIRDGRDRSLVFRHWLHNGFDEKKIDQSEPPILLLSGIRDGGFRFKGLNPEGKVGDWSERWEDSQLTPLIIELDLTMSAESRMDWPVLDVVMMVDGGATRGFNAGFFPSGG encoded by the coding sequence TTGACGTTTGACGTTTTACGTTTTACCCGCCGCAATCCGCGGGGTGCGCAGCGGGGCTTCACCCTCATCGAACTCCTCGTCGCCATGACCCTGGTGGCGTTGTTGATGACCCTGGTCTACGAGGGCCTGCGCAGTGGTCAGCGGGCGGCGGAGACGGGGCAGGCCTTCATCGATCGCACCAATCGTTTGCGCATCACCCAGGAATTCATCCGCATGCAGGTGGGCAGGTTGATGCCGCTGGCCTACAAGCAGGACACCACCAGCGGCAAGCTCTACCTGTTCGAGGGTGATCACGAGAAGATCCGCTATGTGGCACCGATGCCCGGCTACCTGGGCTACGGCGGCACCTATGTGCAGGAGCTGGAGTTGATCCGCGATGGCCGTGACCGCTCGCTGGTGTTCCGGCACTGGCTGCACAATGGTTTTGACGAAAAGAAGATCGACCAGTCCGAACCACCGATTCTGCTGCTGTCCGGCATCCGCGATGGTGGCTTCCGATTCAAGGGATTGAACCCGGAAGGCAAGGTGGGGGACTGGAGCGAGCGCTGGGAGGATTCCCAGCTGACGCCGCTGATCATCGAGCTGGATCTGACCATGAGCGCCGAGAGCCGCATGGACTGGCCCGTGCTCGACGTAGTGATGATGGTCGACGGTGGCGCCACCCGCGGCTTCAATGCCGGCTTCTTCCCCTCCGGCGGATGA
- the gspD gene encoding type II secretion system secretin GspD, which produces MKKGFRISALAALVMLLASCASMPMAGDAGRAPVAASERQPDAVKPELEAEEGDKGAVEAGSTPAAKPSNVLQEGTGQLINIDAASKLPRKPPEQGKASLNFADMPIADVVKMILGDLLGENYIISAGVSGTVTFSTARPVTPEQAFSILEMLLSWNNLALVYVDGQYSVVPSANAVRGNLTPRVGSAEQARGYEVRAVPLDYIAPTEMEKLLQPYAKEGAILKADNARSIIVVAGSRRELENYMATIDVFDVDWIKGMSIGLITLEQAEAKTLGPELEQIFGEQSQSPLAGMFRFIPIERLNAIMVITPQRRYLDEAERWITRLDQGGNQPGVRLYVYDVKNVKATDLADRLNDIFGSSGGESSRANTSSAAGGLAPGLQPVELSSSTGGSLNLRGPTGEKASEPKSSRSSGSSGNSSDSRPAAASGGGAVAVGGGGAGGDQGLAIVEGDDIRITAVEENNQLIIRATPAQYDAIRGAIRKLDSVPLQVHIEARLLDVSLINNLRFGVQWYFEQALPLLVPPDDGTGTGGGSSAAKAVVERMEYGVVNGTSNDFIFRGTSAGALVQMLQSEGDVKVLSAPSVMVLNNTEASINVGQQIPVVSSQFVGVGTGGGSTVGQSYVQFRDTGIILNVKPRVNPGGLVFMEIQAEQSTPGAASDAIGGNVPVDKKTIETEVAVQSGDTVLLGGLIQQNDSNSQSGFPGLMKIPVIGRLFGSSSRDNSRKELLVLITPTVIRGGGESARELTEEYKKRFQGLSPLIEDMEAAERARKELKESER; this is translated from the coding sequence GTGAAGAAAGGATTTCGAATCAGCGCGCTGGCGGCCCTGGTAATGCTGCTGGCCTCATGCGCCTCCATGCCCATGGCTGGCGATGCCGGGCGCGCTCCCGTAGCTGCCAGTGAACGTCAGCCTGACGCCGTCAAACCCGAGCTGGAAGCGGAGGAGGGTGACAAGGGGGCTGTCGAGGCCGGGAGCACACCGGCCGCAAAGCCCAGCAATGTGTTGCAGGAAGGCACGGGCCAGCTGATCAACATCGATGCTGCCAGCAAGCTGCCGCGCAAGCCGCCGGAGCAGGGCAAGGCCAGCCTCAACTTCGCCGACATGCCGATCGCCGACGTGGTCAAGATGATCCTCGGCGATCTGCTGGGAGAGAACTACATCATTTCGGCCGGCGTCAGCGGCACGGTGACCTTCTCCACCGCGCGCCCGGTCACGCCGGAGCAAGCCTTCTCGATCCTGGAAATGCTGCTGTCCTGGAACAACCTGGCGCTGGTCTACGTTGATGGTCAGTATTCGGTGGTGCCGTCGGCCAATGCCGTGCGCGGCAATCTGACACCGCGCGTGGGTTCGGCGGAGCAGGCCCGCGGCTATGAGGTACGGGCAGTGCCGCTGGACTACATTGCCCCCACCGAAATGGAAAAGCTGCTGCAGCCCTATGCCAAGGAGGGCGCGATCCTCAAGGCGGACAACGCCCGCAGCATTATCGTGGTCGCCGGTAGCCGTCGCGAACTGGAAAACTACATGGCCACCATCGATGTCTTCGACGTCGACTGGATCAAAGGCATGTCCATCGGCCTGATCACGCTGGAGCAGGCCGAAGCCAAGACCCTCGGCCCCGAACTCGAGCAGATCTTCGGCGAGCAATCGCAGTCGCCCCTGGCGGGGATGTTCCGCTTCATCCCGATCGAGCGTCTGAACGCGATCATGGTGATCACGCCGCAGCGGCGCTATCTGGATGAGGCCGAGCGCTGGATCACCCGGCTCGATCAGGGCGGCAATCAGCCCGGCGTGCGGCTCTACGTTTATGACGTGAAGAATGTCAAGGCGACGGATCTTGCCGATCGACTCAACGATATCTTCGGCAGTTCCGGCGGCGAGTCCAGCCGAGCCAATACCTCATCGGCGGCCGGCGGTCTGGCGCCCGGCCTGCAGCCGGTGGAGTTGTCCTCGTCCACTGGCGGCTCGCTGAATCTGCGCGGCCCCACCGGCGAGAAAGCCAGCGAGCCCAAGTCCTCGCGCAGCAGTGGCAGCAGCGGCAACAGCAGCGACTCACGTCCTGCCGCGGCGTCCGGTGGCGGTGCCGTCGCGGTCGGCGGTGGTGGCGCCGGCGGTGATCAGGGCCTGGCCATCGTCGAAGGCGACGATATTCGAATCACCGCCGTCGAAGAGAACAATCAGCTCATCATTCGCGCCACGCCGGCCCAGTACGACGCCATCCGCGGCGCCATCCGCAAGCTCGACTCGGTGCCGCTTCAGGTGCACATCGAGGCGCGACTGCTGGATGTGTCCTTGATCAACAACCTGAGATTCGGTGTGCAGTGGTACTTCGAGCAGGCTCTGCCGCTGCTGGTGCCGCCCGATGATGGCACCGGCACCGGGGGCGGCTCCTCCGCTGCCAAGGCCGTGGTTGAACGCATGGAATACGGTGTCGTCAATGGCACCAGCAACGATTTCATCTTCAGGGGCACCAGCGCGGGTGCACTGGTGCAGATGCTGCAGAGCGAAGGCGATGTCAAGGTGCTGTCGGCGCCCTCGGTGATGGTGCTGAACAATACCGAGGCGTCCATCAATGTCGGCCAGCAGATTCCGGTGGTCAGCAGTCAGTTCGTAGGCGTAGGAACCGGCGGTGGCAGCACAGTCGGCCAGAGCTATGTGCAGTTCCGCGATACCGGCATCATCCTCAACGTCAAGCCGCGAGTGAATCCGGGTGGTCTGGTGTTCATGGAAATCCAGGCCGAACAGAGCACGCCGGGTGCGGCGAGTGATGCCATCGGCGGCAATGTGCCGGTCGACAAGAAGACCATCGAGACCGAAGTGGCCGTGCAGAGCGGCGACACTGTGCTGCTCGGCGGCCTGATCCAGCAGAACGATTCCAACTCGCAGTCGGGATTCCCGGGCTTGATGAAGATCCCCGTGATCGGTCGCTTGTTCGGCAGCAGCAGTCGCGACAACTCTCGCAAGGAGCTGCTGGTGTTGATCACGCCCACTGTCATTCGCGGCGGTGGCGAGAGTGCCCGGGAATTGACCGAAGAGTACAAGAAGCGCTTTCAGGGGCTATCGCCACTGATCGAAGACATGGAGGCCGCCGAGCGCGCGCGGAAGGAACTCAAGGAATCCGAGCGCTGA
- a CDS encoding ABC transporter ATP-binding protein — MLRVLTGRTGIADVAVLQDINLSVRRGESLGIIGENGAGKSTLLKVITGVLNATDGSVEVNGSVAALLELGAGFHPEYTGRENIATAAALMGMSEADIRAKTEAIIEYADIGRYIDEPIKHYSTGMVVRLGFAVVAARRPDILITDEVLAVGDESFQKKCVRWIEDYLNDGGTLLLVSHSMYHVQKLCRHALWMQGGKIQAYGDVYEVTQDYLAYHERKTAKESEAGPKQVSADGYRIESVRLNGKDGLTPLLLPRERELRIEADLYSGDDRVPHLAIGVTRADGTAVYGTSSEIDGASASRTESGDYRYRFIFHALHLLPGQYTIKLHALDPEGMRMFDTEVREIVIRGDTRELGMIRLPHNWES; from the coding sequence ATGTTGCGGGTATTGACCGGCAGAACCGGAATCGCCGACGTCGCGGTGCTGCAGGACATCAATCTGAGCGTTCGCCGCGGCGAGTCATTGGGCATCATCGGCGAGAACGGTGCCGGCAAATCGACTTTGCTCAAGGTCATCACTGGCGTGCTCAATGCCACTGACGGCAGCGTGGAGGTAAACGGCTCGGTCGCGGCGCTGCTGGAACTGGGCGCAGGCTTCCACCCCGAGTACACCGGGCGCGAGAACATTGCCACGGCAGCGGCCCTGATGGGCATGAGCGAGGCGGATATTCGCGCGAAGACCGAGGCCATCATCGAGTATGCCGATATCGGCCGCTATATCGACGAGCCGATCAAGCATTACTCCACCGGCATGGTCGTGCGTCTGGGCTTTGCGGTCGTGGCCGCGAGGCGACCGGACATCCTGATCACCGATGAAGTGCTGGCAGTGGGTGACGAGTCCTTCCAGAAGAAATGTGTGCGCTGGATCGAGGACTATCTGAACGATGGCGGCACACTGCTGCTGGTGTCCCACAGCATGTATCACGTCCAGAAACTCTGCCGCCATGCGCTCTGGATGCAGGGCGGCAAAATCCAGGCCTATGGCGACGTCTACGAAGTCACTCAGGACTATCTGGCCTATCACGAACGCAAGACCGCCAAGGAATCTGAAGCTGGCCCCAAGCAAGTCAGCGCCGATGGCTACCGCATCGAGTCGGTGCGCCTGAATGGCAAGGACGGCCTGACCCCCCTGCTGTTACCGCGGGAGCGCGAGCTGCGGATCGAGGCTGATCTCTATTCGGGCGACGATCGGGTGCCCCATCTGGCGATCGGCGTGACGCGGGCCGACGGTACCGCCGTCTATGGAACCTCCAGCGAGATCGATGGTGCCAGCGCCAGCCGAACCGAGAGCGGTGATTATCGATACCGCTTCATCTTTCATGCGCTGCACCTGCTGCCGGGGCAATACACCATCAAGCTGCATGCACTGGATCCCGAGGGCATGCGCATGTTCGATACCGAGGTCCGCGAGATCGTGATTCGCGGCGACA
- a CDS encoding type II secretion system F family protein encodes MPAFRFKAVAPNGEVLQGQMEAASTDEVVAKLHEQGNLPLEAIPADQAQGAGLGALFRSTGVSQTDVANFTQQLATLVGAGLPLDRSLLVLGDLAESPRLKRLVDRVRDEVRGGVSLSEALERQHGVFSRLYVNMVRAGEMGGTLDHTLTRLSQYLERNQELKSSVVSAMIYPCILLLLAGGAMIFLLVFVIPNFMPLFEQLGGELPILTQIVLAFANAIRYGWWVFLIIAIAVVMFFQRQFRDPVTRLVWDTRLLNLKWIGDLLIKIDTARFARTAGTLLKNGVPLLSAMSIARNVLGNSALGEQVDTANKDVKTGGGLAHALAAGKRFPRMALQMIAVGEETGQLDDMLLRAADTYDREVRTTIDRLMAAFVPVLTILLAGFIAVIVISMVTAILSLNDLVA; translated from the coding sequence ATGCCCGCCTTCCGCTTCAAGGCCGTCGCGCCCAACGGCGAGGTGCTGCAGGGCCAGATGGAGGCCGCCAGCACCGATGAGGTGGTGGCCAAGCTGCACGAGCAGGGCAATCTGCCGCTGGAGGCGATTCCGGCCGATCAGGCGCAGGGTGCCGGGCTGGGAGCCTTGTTCCGTTCCACCGGCGTGTCGCAAACCGATGTGGCCAATTTCACCCAGCAGCTGGCTACGCTGGTTGGAGCCGGCTTGCCGCTGGACCGTTCACTGCTGGTGCTCGGAGATCTGGCCGAATCCCCGCGCCTGAAGCGGCTGGTCGATCGGGTTCGCGATGAAGTGCGCGGCGGTGTCTCGTTGTCGGAGGCGCTGGAGCGTCAGCACGGCGTGTTTTCCCGGCTCTACGTCAACATGGTTCGCGCCGGCGAAATGGGAGGCACGCTCGATCACACGCTGACCCGACTGTCGCAATACCTGGAGCGCAACCAGGAGCTGAAGTCGAGCGTGGTCTCGGCCATGATCTATCCATGCATCCTGTTGCTGCTCGCCGGCGGCGCGATGATCTTCCTGCTGGTCTTCGTTATTCCCAACTTCATGCCGCTGTTCGAACAGCTGGGCGGCGAGTTGCCGATCCTGACCCAGATTGTGCTGGCCTTCGCCAATGCCATCCGCTATGGCTGGTGGGTATTCCTGATCATCGCCATCGCCGTGGTCATGTTCTTCCAGCGCCAGTTCCGCGACCCGGTCACACGGCTGGTGTGGGATACGCGATTGCTCAATCTGAAATGGATCGGCGATCTGCTGATCAAGATCGACACCGCGCGGTTTGCGCGCACCGCCGGCACGCTGCTCAAGAACGGCGTACCGTTGCTGTCGGCGATGTCGATCGCCCGCAATGTGCTGGGGAACTCGGCGCTGGGCGAACAGGTCGATACTGCCAACAAGGATGTGAAGACCGGCGGTGGCCTCGCCCATGCGCTGGCCGCCGGCAAGCGCTTCCCGCGGATGGCCTTGCAGATGATTGCCGTCGGTGAGGAAACCGGTCAGCTCGACGACATGTTGCTGCGCGCTGCCGATACCTATGACCGAGAGGTCAGAACGACCATCGACCGGCTGATGGCGGCCTTCGTGCCGGTGTTGACCATCCTGCTGGCAGGTTTCATCGCCGTCATCGTGATTTCCATGGTGACGGCCATCTTGAGTTTGAACGATCTGGTGGCTTGA